In the Mycobacteriales bacterium genome, AGAGGTCGAGCTGCTTGCCGACCGCGTCGTCCTGATCGATGCGGGAAAGGTCGTCGCTGCGGGCACCATCGCCGAGCTGACCGGGCAGCACGGTGTCACCGTCGAGACCGACCGTGGCCGGGTCGAGCAACCGAACGTCGCGCACGAACAGATCCCCGATCTGGTGGCGCGCCTGGTTGCCGAGGGACGCAAGGTCTACGCCGTGATCCCTCACCAGTCGAGCCTTGAGCAGCTCTACCTCGACCTGGTCGGCGACCGGGAGAGCCAGCGATGAGGCGCGATGTCTGGGTCATCGCGCGGCTGGCCCTGCAGGAGGCGGTACGCCGGCGGGTGCTCGCCGTCGTCGCGGTGCTGACCGTTGGATGCGGCGCGCTCTACCTGGTCGGCTGCATCACGTTGCGACACCATCTCGAGCACCTGCCGCAGTTCCAGAAGGGCGGCCAGCTCGAGCCGTTGGTGCCGGCCACGCTGCTCGGGCTCGCGTCCTTCGCGACGCTGTTCCTCGGCAGCGTGCTCGCGGTCTTCCTCGCGGCCAGTGCGGTGAAGGGCGACGCGGATCGTGGCCTGGTCCAGCCACTCGTGGTCCGCCCGGTCGGCCGCCCGACCTACCTCGCCGGCCGCGCCGTCGCCGCGATGGCAGTGTCCGGCGGCTTCGTCCTGGTGGTCTCGGTGGTCGCGACGGTCGTGACCAGGCTGTTGTTCAGCAGCCTTCCGCCCCACGCGTGGGCAGTCATCCCGCCGCTCGTGGTCGCCGTACTGGTCGTGACGATGCTCACCCTGCTGGTCTCGTCCCTGCTCTCGACCGTCGCAACCGGGATCAGCGTGCTGATGGCCTACGGCGCCGGCCTGATCGCCGGCCTGCTCGGAGAGCTCGCGCGGGCGTTCTCGGCGCACACGCTCGCGGTGATCGCGAACACCGTGTCGTACCTGTTGCCTTTCGAAGCGCTCTACCGCGACGCGCTCGCGCGAGTGTCGCCGTCGGGCGCCATCGGCCA is a window encoding:
- a CDS encoding ABC transporter permease subunit — protein: MRRDVWVIARLALQEAVRRRVLAVVAVLTVGCGALYLVGCITLRHHLEHLPQFQKGGQLEPLVPATLLGLASFATLFLGSVLAVFLAASAVKGDADRGLVQPLVVRPVGRPTYLAGRAVAAMAVSGGFVLVVSVVATVVTRLLFSSLPPHAWAVIPPLVVAVLVVTMLTLLVSSLLSTVATGISVLMAYGAGLIAGLLGELARAFSAHTLAVIANTVSYLLPFEALYRDALARVSPSGAIGQLVQLGPLGGAHSGGVRLWLFTVGYLCVCSGLTVWVFSRSDL